Proteins from a genomic interval of Lolium perenne isolate Kyuss_39 chromosome 1, Kyuss_2.0, whole genome shotgun sequence:
- the LOC127333226 gene encoding putative ripening-related protein 5 has translation MAGASTAATVSIFFLVVLTASHVASSLRPSLGVCHASGYLPGKAGNCERSNDPDCCEDGKRYPQYHCSPPVTASTKAVLTLNSFEKGKDGGGPSECDKAYHSDKEMVVALSTGWFKKMVRCGHKIKITANDKSVYAKVVDECDSVYGCDGEHNYEPPCDNNIVDASPAVWNALGLDQNVGMEDITWSEE, from the coding sequence ATGGCCGGTGCTTCAACCGCGGCCACTGTGTCGATCTTCTTCCTCGTTGTCCTCACGGCTTCCCACGTTGCATCCTCCCTTCGCCCCAGCCTCGGCGTCTGCCACGCCAGTGGCTATCTCCCGGGAAAAGCAGGGAACTGCGAGAGGAGCAATGACCCAGACTGCTGCGAAGATGGCAAAAGGTACCCACAATACCATTGCTCGCCACCGGTGACCGCGTCCACGAAGGCCGTCCTCACACTCAACAGCTTCGAGAAGGGCAAAGACGGTGGTGGCCCGTCGGAGTGCGATAAGGCCTACCACAGTGACAAGGAAATGGTCGTCGCGCTCTCCACGGGTTGGTTCAAGAAGATGGTTCGTTGCGGCCACAAAATCAAGATCACCGCCAACGACAAGTCCGTGTATGCTAAGGTGGTGGACGAGTGTGACTCCGTTTATGGTTGCGATGGCGAGCATAACTACGAGCCGCCTTGTGACAACAACATCGTTGACGCATCACCAGCAGTGTGGAACGCCCTCGGTCTAGATCAGAATGTTGGCATGGAGGATATCACTTGGTCGGAAGAGTAA
- the LOC127301639 gene encoding NDR1/HIN1-like protein 6, with amino-acid sequence MADHQRQRIHPLDLEAGQPTPRPTAPLVPQGSSFRSDKGAVPPTATRPPPPPHHQPLPPPPHRFAPPPPLPPPKRRRGCCCRVLCCAVTTLILLTILAAATLGALYLAFQPKAPRYSVDRLSVSQFQVDSSLTASARFDVTVTAANPNARIGIFYERGSSLGVWYGTHRLARGGLPAFYQGHRNTTVLGVVMAGQAQLGSEVITALRDAQQTGAVPLVFRADVPVRVELGTLKLWTVTSRVRCDLVVDSLLNAGSQIKIKASNCKFSLKLL; translated from the coding sequence ATGGCGGATCACCAGAGGCAGAGGATCCACCCGCTGGACCTGGAAGCAGGCCAGCCGACGCCGAGGCCCACGGCGCCGCTCGTCCCGCAGGGCAGCTCCTTCCGCTCCGACAAGGGCGCCGTCCCGCCCACCGCCACTCGGCCACCACCGCCGCCCCACCACCAGCCACTACCACCTCCCCCGCACCGCTTCgcaccacctccccctctcccaccCCCAAAGCGTCGCCGCGGCTGCTGCTGCCGCGTCCTCTGCTGCGCGGTCACCACCCTCATCCTCCTCACCATCCTCGCCGCGGCCACGCTGGGCGCGCTCTACCTGGCCTTCCAGCCCAAGGCGCCGCGCTACTCGGTGGACCGCCTCTCGGTCTCCCAGTTCCAGGTCGACTCCTCCCTGACCGCCAGCGCGCGCTTCGACGTCACGGTCACGGCCGCCAACCCGAACGCGCGCATCGGCATCTTCTACGAGCGCGGCTCCAGCCTCGGCGTCTGGTACGGGACGCACCGCCTCGCCCGCGGCGGCCTCCCGGCCTTCTACCAGGGCCACCGCAACACCACGGTCCTCGGCGTCGTCATGGCCGGCCAGGCGCAGCTCGGCAGCGAGGTCATCACGGCGCTCAGGGACGCGCAGCAGACGGGCGCCGTGCCGCTCGTCTTCCGCGCCGACGTGCCCGTCAGGGTGGAGCTCGGCACGCTCAAGCTATGGACGGTCACCTCCAGGGTCAGGTGCGACCTCGTCGTCGACAGCCTGCTCAACGCCGGCAGCCAGATCAAGATCAAGGCCAGCAACTGCAAATTCAGCCTCAAGCTTCTGTGA
- the LOC139833013 gene encoding putative ripening-related protein 4 — MANTKLVAVLALLQVISLHIHGVAASTVNKHRHKRIGGRCHISGFLYGRAGKCNKENGSDCCIAGHHYPQFRCSPPVSSKTAATLTLNSFARGGDGGGPSYCDDHFHKDSERVVALSTGWLRLDGTRRCNKMIRISGNRRSILAKVVDECDSAHGCDKEHNFEPPCRNNIVDGSPAVWKALGLNENIGEFKITWSDV, encoded by the coding sequence ATGGCTAACACGAAACTAGTAGCCGTGCTTGCTCTCTTGCAGGTAATCTCTCTTCATATCCATGGCGTCGCAGCGTCCACGGTCAACAAGCACAGGCACAAGCGCATTGGTGGCCGCTGCCATATCAGTGGCTTCCTCTATGGCAGGGCTGGCAAGTGCAACAAGGAGAACGGCTCTGATTGCTGCATTGCTGGTCACCACTACCCGCAGTTCAGGTGCTCCCCCCCAGTGTCCTCCAAGACAGCAGCAACCTTGACACTGAACAGCTTCGCCCGCGGGGGCGATGGTGGTGGGCCATCCTACTGTGACGACCACTTCCACAAGGACAGCGAGCGGGTGGTGGCGCTGTCTACTGGGTGGTTGCGCCTCGACGGCACACGCCGGTGCAACAAGATGATCCGCATCAGCGGTAATAGGAGGTCCATCTTGGCCAAGGTTGTGGACGAGTGTGACTCAGCGCATGGCTGTGACAAAGAACACAACTTCGAGCCGCCATGCCGGAACAACATCGTGGACGGGTCACCGGCGGTGTGGAAGGCGCTGGGGCTCAACGAGAACATCGGAGAATTCAAGATCACTTGGTCTGATGTGTGA